One window of Gilliamella sp. B3022 genomic DNA carries:
- the hemH gene encoding ferrochelatase translates to MNKTQGLLLVNIGTPNTATPDAIKQYLIEFLLDRHVVDLPAFFWYPILKYRVLPKRVPYIINHYKKIWINDLSPLMHYSQQLCEKLQQALSNIHCQLAMTYGEPNLQFALNKLQSCNKITVLPLFPQYSTTTTLSVLDKIKTIESSQSIPNNIHYIRDYADHPSYINALYLQIKQAFEEQGKPDVLVLSYHGIPERYIHKRKDDYIERCQITTLLLIEKCKAHGINLPIEMAYQSKFGKGKWVTPNTSDSLEKLAHNGVKYVHVICPGFSVDCIETIYEINEENRELFLHAGGEKFHYIPALNDSNLQIKLIKDLINYT, encoded by the coding sequence ATGAATAAAACACAAGGGTTATTACTGGTTAATATTGGGACACCTAACACAGCCACGCCTGATGCAATAAAACAATACTTAATTGAATTTTTACTTGATAGGCACGTAGTGGATTTGCCTGCTTTCTTTTGGTATCCAATTTTAAAATATCGAGTATTACCTAAACGGGTGCCTTATATTATTAATCATTATAAAAAAATTTGGATAAATGATTTATCACCATTGATGCATTACAGTCAACAACTGTGCGAGAAGTTACAACAGGCTTTATCTAATATTCATTGCCAATTAGCCATGACCTATGGCGAGCCGAATCTTCAATTTGCATTAAATAAATTACAATCATGTAACAAAATAACAGTATTACCATTATTTCCTCAATATTCGACTACGACAACATTATCTGTACTGGATAAAATAAAAACAATTGAATCCTCTCAATCAATACCCAATAATATTCATTACATCCGTGATTATGCTGATCATCCCAGTTATATTAATGCTCTATATTTACAGATTAAACAAGCGTTTGAAGAGCAAGGGAAGCCTGATGTATTAGTACTGTCTTATCATGGAATTCCCGAACGTTATATCCACAAACGCAAAGATGATTACATAGAGCGTTGCCAAATAACCACATTATTGTTAATTGAAAAATGTAAAGCTCATGGCATTAATCTTCCCATTGAAATGGCTTATCAATCTAAATTTGGCAAAGGAAAATGGGTTACACCAAATACCAGCGATTCGCTGGAAAAACTAGCGCATAACGGCGTTAAATATGTACATGTTATTTGTCCTGGATTTTCTGTAGATTGTATTGAAACTATTTACGAAATTAATGAAGAAAATCGAGAACTATTTTTACATGCTGGTGGTGAAAAATTTCATTATATTCCAGCATTAAATGATTCTAATTTACAAATTAAATTAATTAAAGATCTTATAAACTATACTTAA
- the dauA gene encoding C4-dicarboxylic acid transporter DauA — translation MKLYGLSGTKISCAFISACISTPYNTTRFFKDLIAGITVGIIAIPLAMALAIASGVPPQHGLYTAIIAGLVIALTGGSRFSVSGPTAAFVVILYPVSLQYGISGLLIATLLSGVFLILMGMIRLGRLIEYIPLPVVLGFTSGIAITIATMQIKDFFGLTLEHMPESYISKVIELAKTLPSINIADTIVGMVTLIILIVWPKFRVKISGHLPALVAGIIIMFILNQFGFQIETIGSRFTYTLADNTTGRGIPSVLPEFVLPWENAEFNWDWTTLSALLPISLTMAMLCAIESLLCAVVLDEMTHTKHHSNSELIGQGLGNIIAPFFGGISATAAIARSAANVKAGATSPIAAVLHSLVVLLALICFAPLLSYIPLSAMAALLLIVAWNMSAVQRVIYIIKCAPKDDILIMFICMTLTVLFDMVIAITLGIVLASILFMRRIARMTRLVELNRSDNKTLILRVNGPLFFAAAEKTFAELYKKINGYEHIILQWDAVPILDAGGLNALIHFIDELPEHVDLSICELQFQPLKTLARAKIVPIPNKLMFFSTLDEALKDKE, via the coding sequence ATGAAATTATATGGCCTTTCTGGCACCAAAATTAGCTGTGCATTTATTTCAGCATGTATAAGTACCCCTTATAATACAACTCGTTTTTTTAAAGACTTAATTGCAGGGATAACCGTTGGTATTATTGCTATACCACTAGCAATGGCTCTTGCAATTGCCAGTGGAGTTCCGCCACAACATGGGCTTTATACCGCAATTATAGCTGGTCTTGTTATTGCTCTAACGGGAGGATCACGTTTTAGTGTATCCGGACCTACAGCCGCATTTGTAGTTATTTTATATCCAGTATCATTACAATATGGTATATCCGGATTGTTAATTGCAACATTATTATCAGGTGTTTTTCTAATATTAATGGGCATGATTCGATTAGGACGATTAATTGAATATATTCCATTACCTGTCGTATTAGGTTTTACCTCAGGCATTGCTATTACCATCGCCACCATGCAAATTAAAGATTTCTTTGGTTTAACTCTTGAACATATGCCTGAAAGTTATATAAGTAAAGTTATTGAATTAGCTAAGACTTTACCATCCATTAATATTGCAGATACAATTGTCGGAATGGTAACACTGATTATTTTAATTGTATGGCCAAAATTTCGAGTAAAAATATCCGGTCATCTACCAGCTTTGGTTGCAGGTATTATTATCATGTTTATTTTAAATCAATTCGGCTTTCAAATTGAAACCATAGGCTCAAGATTCACCTACACACTTGCTGATAATACTACCGGTCGTGGTATTCCTTCAGTACTACCTGAATTTGTTTTACCATGGGAAAATGCTGAATTTAATTGGGATTGGACGACACTTTCAGCTTTACTTCCGATTTCACTTACTATGGCAATGTTATGTGCCATTGAATCACTGCTTTGCGCTGTAGTATTAGATGAAATGACCCACACTAAACATCACTCAAACAGCGAACTGATAGGTCAAGGTTTAGGCAATATTATTGCTCCATTTTTTGGTGGTATTTCGGCTACTGCTGCTATCGCACGTTCAGCTGCGAATGTTAAGGCTGGTGCTACATCACCTATCGCAGCAGTCTTACATTCATTGGTAGTATTACTTGCTCTTATTTGCTTTGCACCACTTTTATCTTATATTCCACTATCAGCAATGGCTGCTCTGTTATTAATAGTAGCATGGAATATGAGTGCTGTGCAGCGGGTAATATATATCATCAAATGTGCACCTAAAGATGATATTTTAATTATGTTTATCTGTATGACACTGACCGTATTGTTTGATATGGTTATTGCAATTACACTTGGAATAGTACTGGCTTCCATATTATTTATGCGTCGTATTGCTAGAATGACTCGTTTAGTTGAACTAAATCGGAGTGATAATAAAACTTTAATTTTACGTGTTAATGGACCACTGTTTTTTGCTGCTGCAGAAAAAACTTTTGCTGAGCTTTATAAAAAAATTAACGGTTATGAGCATATTATATTACAATGGGATGCCGTACCAATTCTTGACGCTGGCGGACTTAATGCCTTAATACATTTTATTGATGAATTGCCAGAACACGTTGATTTATCAATATGTGAGTTGCAATTTCAGCCATTAAAAACATTAGCTCGCGCAAAAATTGTACCTATCCCCAATAAACTAATGTTCTTCTCAACATTAGATGAAGCATTGAAGGATAAAGAGTAG
- the orn gene encoding oligoribonuclease, translating into MTTQLQINSSNLIWIDLEMTGLNPETDRIIEIATIVTDSNLNILAEGPVIAVHQSDERLALMDDWNKNTHGKSGLIERVRQSNVNEQQAEQLTIQFLKQWVPINSSPICGNTIGQDRRFLFNYMPNLESYFHYRYLDVSTIKELAKRWKPEILKGFTKRSTHQALDDIRDSIAELIYYRQHFFNLKD; encoded by the coding sequence ATGACCACACAATTACAAATTAACAGTAGCAATCTCATTTGGATCGATCTTGAAATGACTGGTCTAAACCCAGAAACCGATCGTATTATTGAAATTGCAACTATCGTAACTGATTCTAATTTAAACATTTTAGCTGAAGGTCCCGTTATTGCCGTTCATCAATCCGACGAACGATTAGCCTTAATGGATGATTGGAACAAAAATACCCACGGCAAGTCAGGTTTAATTGAACGAGTACGCCAAAGTAACGTTAATGAACAACAAGCCGAACAACTAACCATCCAATTTTTAAAACAGTGGGTACCTATAAATAGCTCACCAATTTGCGGAAACACTATTGGGCAAGACCGCCGTTTTCTATTTAATTATATGCCTAATTTAGAGAGTTATTTTCATTATCGCTATTTAGATGTTAGTACCATAAAAGAATTAGCGAAACGATGGAAACCTGAAATTTTAAAAGGATTCACAAAACGAAGTACTCATCAAGCACTTGATGATATTCGTGATTCTATTGCAGAGCTTATTTATTATCGCCAACATTTTTTTAACCTTAAGGACTGA
- a CDS encoding HdeD family acid-resistance protein encodes MICDENNVQYIKQKSNWLIVVGIILIVLGCLALGYQLIATVFSVYFIGALILIAGIAQTINSFNLKGFGQTALWTIIGILYIIVGLISFFRPIAVSSALTLVISILLIMSGFTQIFASFSNRNLPRWGWVLTSGIITLILGLMIITGWPYDSLWVLGMFLGIDLIFQGFAYVAIGFAIKN; translated from the coding sequence ATGATATGTGATGAAAATAACGTTCAATATATAAAACAAAAATCCAATTGGTTAATTGTAGTAGGCATTATTTTAATTGTATTAGGGTGTTTAGCCTTAGGTTATCAATTAATTGCAACTGTTTTTTCTGTCTATTTTATTGGTGCATTAATTTTAATAGCAGGAATTGCACAAACAATAAATTCATTTAACCTCAAAGGTTTTGGTCAAACGGCATTATGGACAATAATAGGTATTTTATACATTATTGTTGGCTTAATATCTTTTTTTCGACCGATTGCGGTTTCATCAGCTTTAACTTTAGTGATCTCCATCTTGCTGATTATGAGTGGCTTTACGCAAATTTTTGCTTCTTTTAGTAATCGAAATTTACCACGTTGGGGATGGGTACTCACTTCTGGTATTATTACCCTAATTTTAGGTTTGATGATTATTACTGGCTGGCCATATGATAGTCTTTGGGTATTAGGAATGTTTTTAGGTATAGACCTTATATTCCAAGGTTTTGCATATGTAGCTATTGGTTTTGCAATAAAAAACTGA
- a CDS encoding CoA-disulfide reductase, with amino-acid sequence MKIIIIGAQAAGASAAAKAKRMNPNATIRIYEKTDIVSFGACGLPYFIGEHFTDANEMISRTPQQFQQDGIEIKTFHQVVAIDNIQKKLTIKNINTNECFDDNYDKLLIAVGASPIIPNFTNHQLKNIFTLRDLDDGLAIKQTLSDPKVKHVIVVGAGFIGLEIAESCVALNKQVKLIQLDDRVLIDAFDEQITDIIAKNIKQHCDLHLQEQVQGFIGEEHVTHVITNKNTYLADIVIIATGVKPNSEIYQNIGLNTLANGAIITDSYGQTNLSDIYAAGDCAALHHKVSKALVYIPLATGANKLGKVVGENLGGGQSEFPGTIGTSAFKAFDIEAGRTGLTEKEVQKAGIAYKTVVVRDKNHSNYVAGQTEITAKIIYHADSRIILGGQIVGGSGAVLRVNTLATAIWAEMKIDELAMMDFLYAPPFSRPWDILNIAGSIAK; translated from the coding sequence ATGAAAATAATCATCATTGGCGCTCAAGCTGCTGGAGCGAGTGCTGCAGCTAAAGCCAAAAGAATGAACCCCAATGCTACCATTCGTATTTATGAAAAAACTGACATCGTATCGTTTGGGGCTTGTGGTTTACCCTATTTTATTGGTGAGCATTTCACTGATGCTAATGAAATGATATCCCGTACACCACAACAATTCCAACAAGATGGCATTGAAATAAAAACATTTCACCAAGTCGTCGCTATTGATAACATACAAAAAAAATTAACAATTAAAAATATCAATACAAATGAGTGCTTTGATGATAATTATGACAAATTATTAATTGCTGTTGGTGCAAGTCCTATTATTCCAAATTTTACAAATCATCAATTGAAAAATATTTTTACTTTACGAGATCTTGATGATGGTTTAGCAATTAAACAAACATTATCCGATCCTAAAGTAAAACATGTTATTGTAGTAGGTGCAGGCTTTATAGGGCTTGAAATTGCCGAATCATGTGTAGCTTTGAATAAGCAAGTTAAACTAATTCAGTTAGATGATAGAGTCCTGATCGATGCATTCGATGAACAAATTACCGACATTATTGCAAAGAACATCAAACAACATTGTGATTTGCATCTACAAGAACAAGTACAGGGCTTTATTGGAGAAGAGCACGTCACACACGTAATTACCAATAAAAATACGTATCTTGCTGATATTGTTATTATTGCAACTGGTGTGAAACCAAACAGTGAAATTTATCAAAATATTGGTCTTAATACGTTAGCAAATGGCGCTATCATTACTGATAGCTATGGACAAACCAACCTTTCTGATATTTATGCAGCGGGTGACTGTGCAGCATTACATCATAAAGTCAGCAAAGCTTTAGTTTACATTCCTCTTGCTACAGGTGCAAATAAACTGGGGAAAGTAGTGGGCGAGAATTTAGGAGGAGGACAGAGTGAATTTCCTGGAACCATCGGTACATCAGCATTTAAGGCGTTTGATATTGAAGCTGGACGAACTGGCTTAACTGAAAAAGAAGTCCAAAAAGCGGGTATTGCATATAAAACCGTTGTAGTTAGGGATAAAAATCACAGTAATTATGTTGCCGGACAAACTGAGATAACGGCCAAAATCATTTATCACGCTGATAGCCGTATCATTTTAGGCGGTCAAATCGTGGGTGGTAGTGGTGCTGTTTTACGAGTGAATACGTTAGCTACTGCCATATGGGCAGAGATGAAAATTGATGAATTAGCAATGATGGACTTTCTGTATGCGCCTCCATTTTCAAGACCCTGGGACATTTTAAATATTGCAGGTTCAATAGCTAAATAA
- the waaA gene encoding lipid IV(A) 3-deoxy-D-manno-octulosonic acid transferase, whose translation MQRIYTILLYLIQPLVWIRLLWRSYKTPAYRKRLLERYGFCKNKVKENGILVHAVSVGETIAAVPLIKALQQQYPDLPITVTTMTPTGSERVKSLLKDSVSHVYLPYDLPCAIRRFLQRIQPKLVIIMETEIWPNFISQCHKYAIPLIIANARLSERSANRYSKLGTSIKHLLAKISMVAVQNKQDGERFLSLGLPSDHLTVTGSIKFDINLTTEQQQKIAELKQKWQLNRPVFIAASTHDGEDEIILKAFKQLLLYNPDLLLILVPRHPERFKIIEKLIKNSQFNYITRSLNQIPTVQTQVVLGDTMGELLELYSMADIAFVGGSLVDHGGHNPLEPALHHIPVISGKYFFNFKLICEQLIAAKGMIICDSTAESLYLVVNNLLNNKTESQQIGENAYQVLKKNQGALDRLVSIINGYLCSK comes from the coding sequence ATGCAACGGATTTATACCATTTTACTCTATCTTATTCAGCCATTGGTATGGATAAGATTACTTTGGCGTAGTTACAAAACACCAGCATATCGTAAACGTTTGCTTGAGAGGTATGGTTTTTGCAAAAATAAAGTGAAGGAAAATGGCATTTTAGTTCATGCAGTATCTGTCGGTGAAACCATTGCAGCCGTTCCGCTTATTAAAGCTTTACAACAACAATATCCTGATTTACCCATTACCGTCACAACAATGACACCAACGGGATCTGAGCGAGTTAAATCATTACTAAAAGACAGTGTAAGCCATGTGTATTTACCATATGATTTGCCGTGCGCTATTAGGCGTTTTTTGCAAAGAATCCAACCTAAGTTAGTTATTATTATGGAAACCGAAATTTGGCCTAATTTTATTAGCCAATGCCATAAGTACGCTATCCCTTTAATTATTGCTAATGCTCGCTTATCCGAACGCTCAGCTAACCGTTACAGTAAACTAGGCACAAGCATTAAACATTTATTAGCTAAAATTAGCATGGTTGCGGTACAAAATAAGCAAGATGGTGAACGCTTTCTATCACTAGGCCTACCCAGTGATCATCTAACCGTAACTGGCAGTATCAAGTTTGACATTAATTTAACGACTGAGCAACAACAAAAAATTGCTGAATTAAAACAAAAATGGCAATTAAATCGTCCCGTTTTTATTGCAGCTAGTACTCATGATGGCGAAGATGAGATCATCCTAAAGGCATTTAAACAATTATTGCTGTATAATCCAGATTTATTATTAATCTTAGTACCCCGCCATCCTGAACGTTTTAAAATAATTGAAAAACTAATTAAAAATAGTCAATTTAACTATATAACTCGTAGTTTAAACCAAATACCAACAGTTCAAACTCAAGTGGTTTTGGGTGACACCATGGGTGAACTATTAGAACTTTATAGCATGGCAGATATTGCTTTTGTTGGCGGTAGCTTGGTCGATCATGGAGGACATAACCCTTTAGAACCAGCCTTGCATCATATTCCAGTTATTAGTGGTAAATATTTTTTCAATTTTAAACTTATTTGCGAGCAATTAATTGCTGCAAAAGGAATGATTATTTGTGACAGCACAGCTGAATCTTTATACTTAGTTGTAAACAATCTATTGAATAATAAAACAGAAAGCCAACAAATTGGTGAAAATGCCTATCAAGTATTAAAGAAAAATCAAGGTGCACTAGATAGGCTTGTTAGTATTATAAACGGTTATCTTTGTTCAAAATAA
- the rsgA gene encoding small ribosomal subunit biogenesis GTPase RsgA, translating into MAKNQLSKNQKRRVEAKHRQRLETKQDESLLNFSSPRDGVVISRFGKTADVEDNSRHIYRCSIRRTLPSLVTGDKVVWRESLEPNTNGIIEAVHVRHSELVRPDFYDGVKPVAANVDQIIIISAVLPELSLNIIDRYLVACEATDIEPIIVLNKTDLLSDQQRAKVEEQLTIYKNIGYQVLYVSCHNHHGIAALQALLQNKISILVGQSGVGKSSIINLLLPHQSQSAITGDISELSGLGQHTTTSTRLYHLPNGGDIIDSPGIREFGLWHLEPEQVISGFREFDDYLGGCQFRDCNHLDTPGCLLQQAVKDSKIAPSRLDNYHRILQTMKEVKARTNKSYK; encoded by the coding sequence GTGGCAAAAAATCAACTATCCAAAAATCAAAAAAGACGTGTTGAGGCTAAACACCGACAACGATTAGAAACCAAACAAGATGAAAGTCTGTTAAATTTTTCATCACCACGTGATGGTGTGGTGATAAGTCGTTTTGGGAAGACAGCTGATGTTGAAGATAACTCACGACACATTTATCGCTGTAGTATTCGGCGTACTTTACCATCATTAGTGACAGGTGATAAAGTCGTGTGGCGTGAAAGTTTGGAGCCTAATACCAATGGTATTATTGAGGCGGTTCATGTAAGGCATTCTGAGTTAGTTCGCCCTGATTTTTATGATGGAGTTAAACCTGTTGCTGCTAACGTCGATCAAATAATAATTATTTCAGCTGTTTTACCTGAATTATCACTTAATATTATTGATCGTTATTTGGTGGCTTGCGAAGCAACCGATATTGAGCCAATCATTGTTTTAAATAAAACCGATTTACTGAGTGATCAACAACGAGCAAAAGTTGAAGAACAATTAACTATTTACAAAAATATTGGTTATCAAGTTTTATATGTTTCTTGTCACAATCACCATGGTATTGCTGCGTTACAAGCTCTTTTACAGAATAAAATATCCATTTTAGTTGGGCAATCAGGTGTGGGAAAATCAAGTATTATTAATTTATTATTACCGCATCAATCACAATCAGCTATTACTGGAGATATTTCCGAATTATCCGGATTGGGGCAGCACACTACTACTTCAACTCGACTTTATCATCTACCAAACGGAGGTGATATTATTGATTCGCCAGGTATTCGTGAGTTTGGTTTATGGCATCTGGAGCCAGAACAGGTAATTAGTGGCTTTAGAGAGTTCGATGACTATTTAGGGGGATGTCAGTTTCGAGATTGTAATCATCTCGATACACCAGGTTGCTTATTACAACAAGCTGTGAAAGATAGCAAAATTGCACCATCAAGGTTAGATAATTATCATCGAATTTTACAAACCATGAAAGAAGTAAAAGCTAGAACAAATAAAAGTTATAAATAA